Proteins found in one Thunnus maccoyii chromosome 5, fThuMac1.1, whole genome shotgun sequence genomic segment:
- the LOC121897054 gene encoding UDP-glucuronosyltransferase 2C1-like isoform X2 — protein sequence MRLQSKPSSFWSHIWTQIQRERMVFEQVSQFHKTMSEMIVQMFEDENLMRSFHNAKYDVVLTDPSIGGGTMLARQLQVPLVFNVRWTIQGEAHFLIAPSPLAYIPFTATELTDKMTFSQRIKNVLSYMLGMYTLSSITEPHYKPVVLKYFGPGVDYSTFFLDADIWLMRNDFIFEFPRPTMPNIVYMGGFQCKPPKPLPADLEEFVQSSGDHGIIMMTLGTLVGKLPEDIAEEIAAAFAQMPQKVVWRYMGQRPANLGNNTLLVKWLPQNDLLGHPKTRVFVTHGGTNGVQEAIYHGVPIVGLPLFFDQPDNLSRIRAKGAAVNVDISVLDRHIFEDALMTVLYNSSYSENMQALSRLHRDQPMKPLDQAVFWIEYVIRHKGARHLQSQSNKMSWFVYNSADVIAALLTIVLLVTFTCISIVRLLWRMIFVGKKVKHE from the coding sequence ATGCGGCTTCAGAGTAAGCCTTCATCTTTTTGGTCTCACATCTGGACTCAGATTCAGAGGGAGCGGATGGTTTTCGAACAGGTCTCTCAGTTCCACAAGACAATGAGTGAGATGATTGTTCAGATGTTTGAAGATGAAAACCTGATGCGTTCCTTCCACAATGCCAAATATGATGTGGTTTTGACTGACCCCAGCATTGGCGGAGGGACAATGCTGGCACGTCAGCTTCAAGTTCCTCTTGTTTTCAATGTCAGATGGACCATTCAAGGTGAAGCTCATTTCCTTATTGCCCCCTCACCTCTGGCATACATTCCTTTTACTGCAACAGAGTTGACAGATAAGATGACTTTCTCTCAAAGAATCAAGAATGTTTTGAGCTATATGCTTGGGATGTACACACTATCATCTATCACAGAACCTCATTACAAACCAGTAGTTTTGAAGTACTTTGGTCCTGGTGTGGATTACTCAACGTTTTTCCTGGATGCTGACATATGGCTTATGAGAAATGATTTTATCTTTGAATTTCCACGTCCTACAATGCCAAACATAGTCTACATGGGTGGATTTCAGTGCAAGCCCCCTAAGCCGCTCCCTGCCGATTTGGAGGAGTTTGTCCAGAGTTCTGGAGATCATGGGATCATTATGATGACATTAGGAACTTTAGTCGGGAAGCTTCCTGAAGACATTGCAGAGGAGATTGCTGCAGCCTTTGCTCAAATGCCTCAGAAGGTTGTATGGAGGTATATGGGACAAAGGCCAGCCAACCTGGGCAATAATACATTACTGGTCAAATGGCTACCACAGAACGACCTCTTAGGACATCCCAAAACTAGAGTGTTTGTGACCCATGGAGGTACTAATGGGGTTCAGGAGGCTATTTACCACGGAGTTCCAATAGTTGGACTTCCCTTATTCTTTGATCAGCCTGATAATCTCTCCAGAATCAGAGCAAAAGGAGCAGCTGTGAACGTGGATATCTCCGTGCTTGATAGACACATCTTTGAGGATGCGCTGATGACAGTTCTTTACAATTCCTCTTACAGTGAAAACATGCAGGCGCTCTCAAggctgcacagagatcagccaATGAAACCACTGGACCAGGCTGTGTTTTGGATAGAATATGTTATAAGACATAAAGGGGCACGTCATCTGCAGTCACAGTCCAACAAAATGtcctggtttgtttacaactcTGCTGATGTCATTGCAGCTTTGTTGACAATTGTTTTGCTTGTGACATTCACCTGCATTTCAATTGTAAGGTTATTGTGGAGAATGATTTTTGTTGGGAAAAAAgttaaacatgaataa
- the LOC121897054 gene encoding UDP-glucuronosyltransferase 2C1-like isoform X1 produces MKVPHLSLVTFTLLLIQLSGYASGGKILVFPLDGSHWVNMKVLIEELHDKGHEITVVRASDSWYISEKSPFYTSVNLPNPSGFKENLSTFLSPQLEMRLQSKPSSFWSHIWTQIQRERMVFEQVSQFHKTMSEMIVQMFEDENLMRSFHNAKYDVVLTDPSIGGGTMLARQLQVPLVFNVRWTIQGEAHFLIAPSPLAYIPFTATELTDKMTFSQRIKNVLSYMLGMYTLSSITEPHYKPVVLKYFGPGVDYSTFFLDADIWLMRNDFIFEFPRPTMPNIVYMGGFQCKPPKPLPADLEEFVQSSGDHGIIMMTLGTLVGKLPEDIAEEIAAAFAQMPQKVVWRYMGQRPANLGNNTLLVKWLPQNDLLGHPKTRVFVTHGGTNGVQEAIYHGVPIVGLPLFFDQPDNLSRIRAKGAAVNVDISVLDRHIFEDALMTVLYNSSYSENMQALSRLHRDQPMKPLDQAVFWIEYVIRHKGARHLQSQSNKMSWFVYNSADVIAALLTIVLLVTFTCISIVRLLWRMIFVGKKVKHE; encoded by the coding sequence ATGAAGGTGCCTCATTTGTCTCTGGTCACCTTTACTCTACTGTTGATTCAACTATCTGGCTATGCATCTGGGGGCAAAATCCTGGTGTTCCCACTTGATGGGAGCCATTGGGTAAACATGAAAGTACTCATAGAGGAGCTGCATGACAAAGGCCATGAGATCACTGTGGTTCGGGCGTCTGATAGCTGGTACATCAGTGAAAAGTCTCCCTTCTACACCTCTGTCAACCTTCCCAACCCTAGTGGATTTAAGGAAAACCTTTCAACCTTTTTGTCTCCACAGCTGGAAATGCGGCTTCAGAGTAAGCCTTCATCTTTTTGGTCTCACATCTGGACTCAGATTCAGAGGGAGCGGATGGTTTTCGAACAGGTCTCTCAGTTCCACAAGACAATGAGTGAGATGATTGTTCAGATGTTTGAAGATGAAAACCTGATGCGTTCCTTCCACAATGCCAAATATGATGTGGTTTTGACTGACCCCAGCATTGGCGGAGGGACAATGCTGGCACGTCAGCTTCAAGTTCCTCTTGTTTTCAATGTCAGATGGACCATTCAAGGTGAAGCTCATTTCCTTATTGCCCCCTCACCTCTGGCATACATTCCTTTTACTGCAACAGAGTTGACAGATAAGATGACTTTCTCTCAAAGAATCAAGAATGTTTTGAGCTATATGCTTGGGATGTACACACTATCATCTATCACAGAACCTCATTACAAACCAGTAGTTTTGAAGTACTTTGGTCCTGGTGTGGATTACTCAACGTTTTTCCTGGATGCTGACATATGGCTTATGAGAAATGATTTTATCTTTGAATTTCCACGTCCTACAATGCCAAACATAGTCTACATGGGTGGATTTCAGTGCAAGCCCCCTAAGCCGCTCCCTGCCGATTTGGAGGAGTTTGTCCAGAGTTCTGGAGATCATGGGATCATTATGATGACATTAGGAACTTTAGTCGGGAAGCTTCCTGAAGACATTGCAGAGGAGATTGCTGCAGCCTTTGCTCAAATGCCTCAGAAGGTTGTATGGAGGTATATGGGACAAAGGCCAGCCAACCTGGGCAATAATACATTACTGGTCAAATGGCTACCACAGAACGACCTCTTAGGACATCCCAAAACTAGAGTGTTTGTGACCCATGGAGGTACTAATGGGGTTCAGGAGGCTATTTACCACGGAGTTCCAATAGTTGGACTTCCCTTATTCTTTGATCAGCCTGATAATCTCTCCAGAATCAGAGCAAAAGGAGCAGCTGTGAACGTGGATATCTCCGTGCTTGATAGACACATCTTTGAGGATGCGCTGATGACAGTTCTTTACAATTCCTCTTACAGTGAAAACATGCAGGCGCTCTCAAggctgcacagagatcagccaATGAAACCACTGGACCAGGCTGTGTTTTGGATAGAATATGTTATAAGACATAAAGGGGCACGTCATCTGCAGTCACAGTCCAACAAAATGtcctggtttgtttacaactcTGCTGATGTCATTGCAGCTTTGTTGACAATTGTTTTGCTTGTGACATTCACCTGCATTTCAATTGTAAGGTTATTGTGGAGAATGATTTTTGTTGGGAAAAAAgttaaacatgaataa
- the LOC121897056 gene encoding ubiquitin-conjugating enzyme E2 Q2-like isoform X1, with translation MSVSGLKAELKFLESIFDPNHERFRIIDWKPDELSCQFNVTGEKLLIIHCNITESYPSTPPIWFVDSDDPSLAEVLERLEDVRKGSTLLLQQLKRLICDLCRLYNLPQHPDVEMLDQPLPAGPITQERKHGPSDEVTSEEEEEEEMGEQDIDLDQDLDHYDMKEEEPAEGKKSEDDGIEKENLAILEKIRKNQRQDHLNGAVSGSVQASDRLMKELREIYRSQSYKTGIYSVELVSDSLYEWHVKLRTVDPDSPLHSDLQVLKEKEGVDYILLNFSYKDNFPFDPPFVRVVSPVLSGGYVLGGGALCMELLTKQGWSSAYSIESVIMQINATLVKGKARVQFGANKNQYNLARAQQSYKSLVQIHEKNGWYTPPKEDG, from the exons ATGTCGGTTTCGGGGCTGAAGGCCGAATTGAAGTTTTTGGAGTCAATTTTTGACCCAAACCACGAACGATTCAGAATAATAGACTGGAAACCCGACGAACTCAGTTGCCAGTTCAATGTAacaggagagaagctgctgaTCATTCACTGCAACATCACG GAATCCTATCCTTCAACGCCTCCGATATGGTTTGTTGACTCTGATGATCCTAGTCTGGCTGAAGTGTTGGAGCGCTTAGAGGATGTGAGAAAAGGCAGCACATTG CTTCTTCAGCAGTTGAAGCGCCTCATTTGTGACCTCTGTCGGCTTTACAACCTGCCTCAACATCCAGATGTAGAAATGCTCGACCAGCCTCTACCTGCTGGCCCGATTACCCAAGAGCGAAAG CACGGACCATCAGATGAGGTGACgtctgaagaggaggaggaggaagaaatggGAGAG CAGGACATCGACCTGGACCAAGACCTGGACCATTACGACATGAAAGAAGAGGAGCCAGCAGAAGGAAAAAAGTCAGAAGATGACGGAATAGAGAAAGAAAATCTGGCCATCTTGGAGAAGATTCGTAAAAACCAGAGACAGGATCACTTGAAT GGAGCAGTCTCTGGCTCCGTGCAAGCTTCAGACCGCCTAATGAAGGAACTCAGGGAGATCTACAGATCACAGAGTTACAAGACAG GTATTTATTCAGTCGAACTAGTCAGTGACAGCCTTTATGAATGGCATGTCAAGTTAAGGAC GGTAGACCCAGATAGTCCATTACATAGTGACTTGCAGGTcttaaaagaaaaggaaggagtGGACTACATTCTGCTCAATTTCTCTTATAAA GATAATTTTCCTTTTGACCCACCTTTTGTACGGGTTGTCTCACCTGTGCTCTCCGGAGG tTATGTTCTTGGAGGAGGGGCCTTGTGCATGGAACTTCTCACAAAACAG gGCTGGAGCAGTGCCTATTCCATAGAATCTGTCATTATGCAGATAAATGCAACCCTGGTGAAAGGAAAAGCCAGGGTGCAGTTTGGAGCCAATAAG AACCAGTACAATCTTGCCAGAGCACAACAGTCATACAAATCCCTTGTGCAGATTCATGAAAAGAACG GCTGGTACACACCACCAAAAGAGGACGGATAA
- the LOC121897056 gene encoding ubiquitin-conjugating enzyme E2 Q2-like isoform X2, with translation MSVSGLKAELKFLESIFDPNHERFRIIDWKPDELSCQFNVTGEKLLIIHCNITESYPSTPPIWFVDSDDPSLAEVLERLEDVRKGSTLLLQQLKRLICDLCRLYNLPQHPDVEMLDQPLPAGPITQERKHGPSDEVTSEEEEEEEMGEDIDLDQDLDHYDMKEEEPAEGKKSEDDGIEKENLAILEKIRKNQRQDHLNGAVSGSVQASDRLMKELREIYRSQSYKTGIYSVELVSDSLYEWHVKLRTVDPDSPLHSDLQVLKEKEGVDYILLNFSYKDNFPFDPPFVRVVSPVLSGGYVLGGGALCMELLTKQGWSSAYSIESVIMQINATLVKGKARVQFGANKNQYNLARAQQSYKSLVQIHEKNGWYTPPKEDG, from the exons ATGTCGGTTTCGGGGCTGAAGGCCGAATTGAAGTTTTTGGAGTCAATTTTTGACCCAAACCACGAACGATTCAGAATAATAGACTGGAAACCCGACGAACTCAGTTGCCAGTTCAATGTAacaggagagaagctgctgaTCATTCACTGCAACATCACG GAATCCTATCCTTCAACGCCTCCGATATGGTTTGTTGACTCTGATGATCCTAGTCTGGCTGAAGTGTTGGAGCGCTTAGAGGATGTGAGAAAAGGCAGCACATTG CTTCTTCAGCAGTTGAAGCGCCTCATTTGTGACCTCTGTCGGCTTTACAACCTGCCTCAACATCCAGATGTAGAAATGCTCGACCAGCCTCTACCTGCTGGCCCGATTACCCAAGAGCGAAAG CACGGACCATCAGATGAGGTGACgtctgaagaggaggaggaggaagaaatggGAGAG GACATCGACCTGGACCAAGACCTGGACCATTACGACATGAAAGAAGAGGAGCCAGCAGAAGGAAAAAAGTCAGAAGATGACGGAATAGAGAAAGAAAATCTGGCCATCTTGGAGAAGATTCGTAAAAACCAGAGACAGGATCACTTGAAT GGAGCAGTCTCTGGCTCCGTGCAAGCTTCAGACCGCCTAATGAAGGAACTCAGGGAGATCTACAGATCACAGAGTTACAAGACAG GTATTTATTCAGTCGAACTAGTCAGTGACAGCCTTTATGAATGGCATGTCAAGTTAAGGAC GGTAGACCCAGATAGTCCATTACATAGTGACTTGCAGGTcttaaaagaaaaggaaggagtGGACTACATTCTGCTCAATTTCTCTTATAAA GATAATTTTCCTTTTGACCCACCTTTTGTACGGGTTGTCTCACCTGTGCTCTCCGGAGG tTATGTTCTTGGAGGAGGGGCCTTGTGCATGGAACTTCTCACAAAACAG gGCTGGAGCAGTGCCTATTCCATAGAATCTGTCATTATGCAGATAAATGCAACCCTGGTGAAAGGAAAAGCCAGGGTGCAGTTTGGAGCCAATAAG AACCAGTACAATCTTGCCAGAGCACAACAGTCATACAAATCCCTTGTGCAGATTCATGAAAAGAACG GCTGGTACACACCACCAAAAGAGGACGGATAA
- the scamp5a gene encoding secretory carrier-associated membrane protein 5 — MAENNFPPLPRFIPLKPCFYQDFNEIPDQRRTMCKRLYYLWILNSATLAVNLIGCLAWMCGGGGATNFGMAILWLILFTPCSYVCWFRPIYKAFKTDSSFNFMAFFFVFMAQVVISIIQTVGIPGWGVCGWLATITFFSTNVGSAVVMLIPTIMFTAVAVLSFIALTKVHNFYRGSGGSLGKAQEEWATGAWKNPHVQQAAQQAAMGAAQGAMQQNQNQYSAAPTYNYDDPM; from the exons ATGGCAG AAAACAACTTCCCTCCCCTGCCTCGATTCATCCCCCTCAAGCCATGTTTTTACCAAGACTTCAATGAGATCCCAGACCAGCGTCGCACCATGTGCAAGAGGCTGTACTACTTATGGATCT TGAATAGTGCCACGCTGGCTGTAaatctgattggctgtctgGCGTGGATGTGCGGTGGTGGCGGAGCGACCAACTTCGGCATGGCCATCCTGTGGCTCATCCTCTTCACCCCCTGCTCCTATGTGTGCTGGTTCAGGCCCATCTACAAGGCCTTCAA gaCTGACAGCTCTTTCAATTTTATGGCTTTCTTCTTCGTATTCATGGCCCAGGTCGTGATCAGTATTATCCAGACAGTTGGCATTCCTGGATGGGGAGTGTG TGGCTGGCTGGCTACCATCACTTTCTTCAGCACCAACGTTGGCTCAGCTGTGGTCATGCTGATTCCCACCATCATGTTTACTGCAGTGGCTGTGCTCTCTTTCATCGCTCTCACAAAG GTTCATAACTTCTACCGTGGCAGTGGTGGCAGTCTGGGTAAGGCCCAGGAGGAGTGGGCCACCGGGGCGTGGAAGAACCCGCACGTCCAGCAGGCAGCTCAGCAGGCGGCTATGGGAGCCGCCCAGGGAGccatgcagcagaaccagaacCAGTACTCAGCAGCTCCCACCTACAACTACGACGACCCGATGTAG